In a genomic window of Magnolia sinica isolate HGM2019 chromosome 16, MsV1, whole genome shotgun sequence:
- the LOC131229394 gene encoding basic leucine zipper 4-like gives MMSPELACGKPLSVLDSGFCEPYDLFSLLEQLNPNLNPSPNPAGSNSGSDEANRVPSPADERKRRRMISNRESARRSRMRKQRHLEDLRNQVNRLRAENREASNRLGLVLHHYHAFRRENDRLLAESAGLRQRLLDIHRILVFRQLQHLVSSNEQIPQLIA, from the coding sequence ATGATGTCGCCGGAGCTAGCCTGCGGAAAACCGCTCTCGGTTCTCGATAGCGGTTTCTGCGAACCCTACGACCTCTTCTCCTTACTCGAGcaactaaacccgaacctgaacccgagcCCGAACCCGGCCGGATCCAACTCCGGGTCCGACGAAGCGAACCGGGTTCCCTCCCCCGCCGATGAGCGGAAGCGCCGACGGATGATCTCGAACCGAGAATCTGCCCGTAGATCTCGTATGCGAAAACAGAGGCATTTGGAAGACCTCCGGAACCAGGTGAACCGGCTGCGTGCCGAGAACCGTGAGGCATCGAACCGGCTCGGGCTCGTTTTGCACCACTATCATGCCTTCCGGAGAGAGAACGACCGGCTTCTTGCGGAATCCGCCGGTTTACGGCAGCGGTTGTTGGATATTCACCGGATCCTTGTTTTCCGGCAGCTGCAACATCTCGTCTCGTCGAACGAACAAATTCCTCAATTAATCGCGTAA